The DNA segment GTCTATCTACTATCAAAAAATTGGTAGAAGAATATTGGGACGTTTATGATAGAGATGATGCCCTGAAAATATTGATAGACCTGCTCCACAGAAACGAAGACGAATACGTAGATTTTGTGTACCAAGCTTTAGAAGATGAAAGCAATTATGAAGCGCTTTTAAAAGCGAATCTGCCAACCGATGAAGGTGCTTTTGAATATTATTTAGATCTGTATAGAAACTTAGGCAACGCCATCCCAGAGCTGATAGAAGCAAATGTAATCAGCCATTTTTCTGAACTTAAAAAGATAAAAGACAGCGGTTGGAATCTTGGCAGGGCCGCATTTTTAGCCCGTTGCTGTTTTGAACTAGGCCATCTTTCAGAAGAAGAACTTAAAGATTATTTAGGTAAAACGCATACTGCTTTAAAGAAGTACTGCGGCACCTGGAGAGAATATACCATAAGCTATATTTTTGGCAGATCGATTTGGGGTGGGGCCAATAATGCCGGCATGATATCCATTGCAGATACTTTGTTAAACAATGATAAAAGCCCTTTGAAGAATAAAGCATTGTGATCAACTATAAAAAGAGCAGAGCAAAACAACGCCCCATCATTTTATTGATGAGGCGTTGTTTTGCTTTATGTAGTTGTTTTTTTATTTAAACAACTGGGCTAAAGTTTTATTCAGTTCTTCTCCTCTTAAATCTTTTCCTACGACTTTTCCATTTGGATCAATCAGGAAACTGGCAGGTACTGCTTTTACACCGTATTCTGTAGCTGCAGTATTTTGCCATCCTTTCAATTCAGAGACGTGTGTCCAGGTTAAGCCGTCTGCTTCAATTGCTTTTAACCAGGCCTCTTTTTTAGAGTCGAGTGAGATGCCTAAAACTTCAAATCCTTTGTCATGGTATTTTTTGTAAGCAGCAACTACGTTGGGATTCTCTTTTCTGCAAGGACCACACCAGCTTGCCCAGAAATCGATCAGCACATACTTGCCTTTGAAATCAGACAGCTTAACGATCTTTCCATCTTTATCAGCCATGCTGATTGCAGGAGCAATTTTACCTTTACCCGTTTTTGCATCAGTTGCCAGGGATTTGGTGACCATCGCACCGACAGCAGATTGTTGCGCTTCTTTCGTTAAAACGGCAAATAACTCTTTGGCCACAGGGAAGTTGGGATAGCCGATAAAGCGATCGTAAATAATCGCTGCAGCACCCGCCGAGGAAGGATGTTTAGCGACGTAGTCTTTTACTACCTGCTGATTCTTTTTATCCAGGGCTGCAAATTCCTGATCAATTCCGGCACGTGTCAATGAATCCACTTTAGTTCCGGCAGCTTTCGCTGCTTTTTCTGCTTTATCCAGTTTACCATAAATGCCACCTGCTGTTGCCGTGATTTCTTTCCATGGGCCATTATAAAAACCCATATATACATCCTGAGCTGCAGATCCTTTGATCTGAGCCATCGCAAGACTATCGGCTGTTTTTGTTACCGTAATTGCTGAATTTTCCAGGATAAATTGAATCGGGTATTTCAGGCCCTTGTTGCTCAGACTGTAAAAGCCCGGAGATTTAACAGCTCCTTTGAATACAAATTCACCATTGGTCACTTTAGCGGAATCCACCGTTACCTGATTGCCGTTTAGCTCATGCCCCAGATAGATCTTACCTGTTGCTTTGGCAATGTTTCCCTTTAAAAGGTATTTGCCATTCTGAGCAAAGCTTGGTGTGCCCGAACAGATGATTGCTGCAAGTGGCAGTATGGTCAATGCTTTTTTGATGTTATTCATGTTGTTTATCTTTTATTTAAGATGATTATTTGCTTACATTTTGTACAATGGTACCATTGCCCGGGTTTTTAATGGCGCCCAATGGGATTGGCATCGTCCACAAATGAGAAGTAGGAGAGAGTGAATAATTCTGACCATTTTCTGTTTTTGTTAAAGTGGTCGCGTAGTTCGGATCTTTATTTAAACGACGCGCATCGGCGAAGTTGGTAATGCTGTTGATCAGCTCATTAGCCTTTGTACGTTGAATCAGCTTAACAGCATCAACTGTGTTTGATGCAGACAGCGGTACGTAATTTTGAGCGAAAATCCTTTTCACACGCACCGCATTTAAGGTGTTCATTGCTCCGGGAACATCGTTCAGACGTGCCTGGCATTCGGCTTTGATCAGGTACACCTCAGTGGTGGTCAGACCTCCATAGTTAAAAAAGCCAATAGTGATGCTCGTGTAATAGGTATCAGCAGCAACCGTTCTCAACTTCCAGCGGGAAGCAAACCTCGCATCGCCGGTTTCAAATTTAGTTGCACGATCGGTTCTCAAAGCAGATTCACGTCCTGAGAAATTACTGCTGCCATGACGATAGTAATAGTTCTCTACG comes from the Pedobacter sp. FW305-3-2-15-E-R2A2 genome and includes:
- a CDS encoding DUF1266 domain-containing protein; the protein is MNKNGLNGYDLDCLLVSSMYAEQQSAYLNSYETGLSLSTIKKLVEEYWDVYDRDDALKILIDLLHRNEDEYVDFVYQALEDESNYEALLKANLPTDEGAFEYYLDLYRNLGNAIPELIEANVISHFSELKKIKDSGWNLGRAAFLARCCFELGHLSEEELKDYLGKTHTALKKYCGTWREYTISYIFGRSIWGGANNAGMISIADTLLNNDKSPLKNKAL
- a CDS encoding TlpA disulfide reductase family protein, which translates into the protein MNNIKKALTILPLAAIICSGTPSFAQNGKYLLKGNIAKATGKIYLGHELNGNQVTVDSAKVTNGEFVFKGAVKSPGFYSLSNKGLKYPIQFILENSAITVTKTADSLAMAQIKGSAAQDVYMGFYNGPWKEITATAGGIYGKLDKAEKAAKAAGTKVDSLTRAGIDQEFAALDKKNQQVVKDYVAKHPSSAGAAAIIYDRFIGYPNFPVAKELFAVLTKEAQQSAVGAMVTKSLATDAKTGKGKIAPAISMADKDGKIVKLSDFKGKYVLIDFWASWCGPCRKENPNVVAAYKKYHDKGFEVLGISLDSKKEAWLKAIEADGLTWTHVSELKGWQNTAATEYGVKAVPASFLIDPNGKVVGKDLRGEELNKTLAQLFK